A single region of the Leisingera thetidis genome encodes:
- a CDS encoding ABC transporter permease gives MAGLSKGSVAALLAAAVGALCLLLESSLPWLVKFPAAWVLPATDWAGAGMEWFLALIKPTARGFSALMFYPMEAANFVLSHTPWPLVICAATALAWTLGGVRMALMAVIGLGFVLASGYWPESMNTLALVAVSVPLALVIGGGIGILANEYPRIRQPVQAVLDIMQTVPTFAYLTPLLVLFGFGPVVGLIASAIYAAPPMARNVLLGLERVEPEIKEAAIMAGGTRLQQLFQCEIPSAGQQIMVGVNQCLMAALSMVIIAAVIGGFDDIGWEVLLTMRKAQFGQSLLAGLVIVIFAILIDRMSGTLTEDRREKHDARVAWAILALGAAVSAAFWSSLQQPGAHALFNPLADSVDRGLSAFTTANAGALTALKNNVMFYVLLPVRIGLDQAVLPFTWGFAWTPAMSLGLFAAGAAAGMVLALRGQLAPGVMLLIAAGMLETGISQLPWPFVLVGAGALAWVAGGRGLAILTVVLLGTILLSGLWERALLSLYLSGAAVFACAMMGGAIGLASAVSPGVWRLVRPICDMLQTIPLFVFLIPVLMVFQIGEFSAFLAIIAYAIVPMIRYTRHGLVSTPDEMVEAATASGATRWQMLKDIRAPYAAPSILLGLNQTILYAFAMLVIAALIGTTGLGQSIYLALGQADVGLGISAGAAMAILALIADRMVQGFAEERRKALGL, from the coding sequence ATGGCTGGTCTGTCCAAAGGGTCCGTCGCGGCGCTGCTGGCGGCGGCGGTCGGAGCCTTGTGCCTGCTGCTGGAAAGCAGCCTGCCCTGGCTGGTGAAATTCCCCGCCGCCTGGGTGCTGCCCGCAACCGATTGGGCGGGGGCCGGGATGGAGTGGTTCCTGGCGCTGATCAAACCCACCGCGCGCGGCTTCTCGGCGCTGATGTTCTACCCGATGGAAGCGGCGAACTTCGTGCTGAGCCACACGCCCTGGCCGCTGGTCATCTGCGCCGCCACGGCGCTGGCCTGGACCCTGGGCGGGGTGCGGATGGCGCTGATGGCGGTCATCGGGCTGGGCTTTGTTCTGGCGTCGGGGTATTGGCCCGAAAGCATGAACACGCTGGCATTGGTGGCCGTCTCGGTACCGCTGGCGCTGGTCATCGGCGGCGGTATCGGCATCCTCGCCAACGAATACCCCCGCATCCGCCAGCCGGTGCAGGCGGTACTGGACATCATGCAGACAGTGCCGACCTTTGCGTATCTGACGCCGCTGCTGGTGCTGTTCGGCTTTGGCCCCGTGGTGGGTCTGATTGCCTCCGCCATCTATGCCGCGCCGCCGATGGCCCGCAACGTGCTGCTGGGGCTGGAACGGGTGGAGCCCGAGATCAAGGAAGCCGCCATCATGGCCGGGGGAACCCGTCTGCAGCAGCTGTTTCAATGCGAGATCCCCTCGGCCGGGCAGCAGATCATGGTGGGGGTGAACCAATGCCTGATGGCGGCGCTGTCGATGGTGATCATCGCGGCGGTGATCGGCGGCTTTGACGACATCGGCTGGGAAGTCCTTCTGACCATGCGCAAGGCGCAGTTCGGCCAAAGCCTGCTGGCCGGCCTGGTGATCGTGATCTTTGCCATCCTGATCGACCGGATGAGCGGCACCCTGACCGAGGACCGGCGCGAAAAGCACGATGCGCGCGTCGCCTGGGCCATTCTCGCCCTTGGTGCGGCGGTGAGTGCTGCGTTCTGGAGCAGCCTTCAGCAGCCCGGTGCCCATGCGCTGTTCAACCCGCTGGCGGACAGTGTCGACCGGGGGCTGTCGGCCTTCACCACGGCCAATGCCGGCGCGCTGACGGCGCTCAAGAACAATGTGATGTTCTATGTGCTGCTGCCGGTCCGCATCGGGCTGGACCAGGCGGTGCTGCCGTTCACCTGGGGCTTTGCCTGGACCCCGGCGATGAGCCTCGGCCTGTTTGCGGCGGGCGCTGCGGCGGGCATGGTCCTGGCGCTGCGCGGCCAGCTGGCGCCGGGTGTGATGCTGCTGATTGCGGCGGGCATGCTGGAAACCGGCATCTCGCAGCTGCCCTGGCCGTTTGTGCTGGTGGGGGCAGGCGCGCTGGCCTGGGTCGCGGGCGGGCGCGGGCTGGCGATCCTGACAGTGGTCCTGCTGGGCACCATCCTGCTGTCGGGCCTGTGGGAGCGGGCGCTGCTGTCGCTGTACCTCTCCGGTGCCGCGGTCTTTGCCTGCGCCATGATGGGCGGTGCCATCGGCCTGGCCTCTGCGGTGTCGCCGGGTGTGTGGCGCCTGGTGCGCCCGATCTGCGACATGCTGCAGACGATCCCGCTGTTCGTCTTTCTGATCCCGGTGCTGATGGTGTTCCAGATCGGCGAGTTCTCGGCGTTTCTGGCGATCATCGCCTATGCCATCGTGCCGATGATCCGCTACACCCGGCACGGGCTGGTCTCGACCCCGGACGAGATGGTCGAGGCGGCGACGGCCTCGGGCGCGACCCGCTGGCAGATGCTCAAGGACATCCGTGCGCCTTATGCGGCGCCGTCGATCCTCTTGGGGCTCAACCAGACCATCCTCTATGCCTTTGCGATGCTGGTGATTGCGGCGCTGATCGGCACCACCGGTCTGGGCCAGTCGATCTATCTGGCGCTGGGGCAGGCGGATGTGGGGCTGGGCATCTCTGCCGGGGCGGCAATGGCGATCCTGGCCCTGATTGCCGACCGCATGGTGCAGGGCTTTGCCGAGGAGCGGCGCAAGGCGCTGGGCCTTTGA
- a CDS encoding NnrU family protein — protein MGWLEFTAALMLFLASHAIPVRPPVRPWLVARLGLRGYVIAYSLLSLMILAWLVAAAARAPYVGVLPSWEGFRWAPLLVMPLACLLAVAGMMRQNPFSFGGLGLRAFDPDDPGILAVSRHPLLAAMALWGGAHLLANGDLAHVILFGLFAGFAWMGMALIDRRTQRRMGPGEWTRLSRNTARLNLLRLRPSAPETGIAAAVFLALLILHAPVIGYHPLPW, from the coding sequence ATGGGCTGGCTTGAATTCACCGCAGCGCTGATGCTGTTCCTGGCGAGCCATGCCATCCCGGTGCGCCCGCCGGTGCGGCCCTGGCTGGTCGCCCGCCTGGGGCTGCGGGGCTATGTCATCGCCTACAGCCTGCTGTCGCTGATGATCCTGGCCTGGCTGGTGGCGGCGGCGGCGCGGGCGCCTTATGTCGGCGTGCTGCCCTCTTGGGAGGGGTTCCGCTGGGCGCCGCTCCTGGTGATGCCCTTGGCCTGCCTGCTGGCGGTCGCGGGGATGATGCGGCAGAACCCGTTCAGCTTTGGCGGGCTGGGCCTGCGCGCCTTTGATCCGGATGATCCCGGTATCCTGGCGGTCAGCCGCCATCCGCTGCTGGCGGCCATGGCGCTGTGGGGCGGGGCGCATCTGCTGGCCAATGGCGACCTCGCCCATGTGATCCTGTTCGGGCTGTTTGCGGGCTTTGCCTGGATGGGCATGGCGCTGATCGACCGCCGCACGCAGCGCCGGATGGGGCCGGGCGAATGGACCCGCCTCAGCCGCAATACCGCGCGGCTGAACCTGCTGCGGCTGCGGCCTTCGGCACCCGAAACAGGGATAGCGGCGGCGGTGTTCCTGGCGCTTCTGATCCTGCATGCGCCGGTCATCGGCTACCATCCGCTGCCCTGGTAG
- a CDS encoding DUF2478 domain-containing protein translates to MHLAYVMTEERGATDRLLSELADRLQARGIRLAGIVQTNVECYDKGLCDMDVRVLPDGETIRISQSLGAGARGCRLNPEALERAVGQVSAALQSAQKPQLLIVNKFGKHEADGRGMRPIIGEALAQGIPVISGVNKLNVEPFQAFADGMAVAAGPDLDGLVAWAEQAVAETA, encoded by the coding sequence ATGCACCTGGCCTATGTGATGACCGAAGAACGCGGTGCCACCGACCGCCTGCTGAGCGAGCTGGCAGACAGACTGCAGGCCAGGGGCATCCGCCTGGCAGGCATCGTGCAAACCAATGTGGAATGCTATGACAAGGGGCTTTGCGACATGGATGTGCGGGTGCTGCCGGACGGCGAAACCATCCGCATTTCGCAATCCCTTGGCGCGGGCGCGCGCGGCTGCCGCCTCAACCCCGAGGCGCTGGAACGGGCGGTCGGGCAGGTCTCGGCCGCGCTGCAATCGGCGCAGAAGCCGCAGCTGCTGATCGTCAACAAATTCGGCAAGCACGAGGCCGACGGGCGCGGCATGCGCCCCATCATCGGCGAGGCGCTGGCGCAAGGCATTCCGGTGATTTCCGGCGTCAACAAGCTGAATGTGGAACCGTTCCAGGCCTTTGCCGATGGCATGGCCGTGGCCGCCGGACCGGACCTTGACGGGCTGGTTGCCTGGGCGGAACAGGCCGTGGCCGAGACCGCCTGA
- the rlmB gene encoding 23S rRNA (guanosine(2251)-2'-O)-methyltransferase RlmB, with product MTKKPKWVVAKEQSKKAAAAETVWLFGLHAVRDALMNPQREKLRLMVTMNAEAKLADAIGASGVEAEVIDPRKFNPPIDPQSVHQGAVLEVKPLNWGGLAENCIGREAPRVLLLDRVTDPHNVGAILRSAEVLGASAVIGTRHHSAPETGALAKTASGALERQPYLRMRNLSDTITELQGMGFIVLGLDGEAEQTVESALEGKKHLPVALVLGAEGPGLRQKTKETVDQLVRIDAAGGFGSLNVSNAAAIALYASIAR from the coding sequence ATGACCAAGAAACCCAAATGGGTCGTCGCAAAGGAACAGTCCAAAAAGGCCGCCGCGGCGGAAACCGTGTGGCTGTTCGGGCTGCACGCGGTGCGCGATGCGCTGATGAATCCCCAGCGCGAAAAGCTGCGCCTGATGGTCACCATGAACGCCGAAGCCAAGCTGGCAGACGCCATCGGCGCCTCCGGCGTCGAGGCCGAGGTGATCGATCCGCGCAAGTTCAACCCGCCGATCGATCCGCAGTCGGTGCATCAGGGCGCAGTGCTGGAAGTGAAGCCCTTGAACTGGGGCGGGCTGGCTGAAAACTGCATCGGCCGCGAGGCGCCGCGGGTGCTGCTGCTGGACCGGGTGACCGATCCGCACAACGTCGGCGCCATCCTGCGTTCGGCCGAGGTTCTGGGCGCCAGCGCGGTGATCGGCACCCGCCACCATTCGGCGCCCGAGACCGGGGCGCTGGCCAAGACCGCCAGCGGCGCGCTGGAGCGCCAGCCCTATCTGCGGATGCGCAACCTCTCCGACACCATCACCGAGCTGCAGGGCATGGGGTTCATCGTGCTGGGCCTCGACGGCGAGGCCGAACAGACCGTCGAGTCGGCGCTGGAGGGCAAGAAGCATCTGCCGGTGGCGCTGGTGCTGGGCGCGGAAGGCCCGGGGCTGCGCCAGAAGACCAAGGAAACCGTCGACCAGCTGGTCAGGATCGATGCCGCGGGCGGTTTCGGCTCGCTCAATGTTTCCAACGCGGCGGCGATTGCGCTTTATGCTTCGATTGCACGCTAG
- a CDS encoding YHS domain-containing (seleno)protein: protein MENNVVLRLARLVLMTAAVMCLSLPGLARADAAMVSARGGVAIGGYDPVAFFEHGAAEPGRRGNAVMWKGAVWRFASARNQARFEANPRAYAPAFGGYCAYAMSQGRLLDGNPQLWAIVDGELFLLNNPEARGIWSASRGEMIARARQYWPVILRK from the coding sequence TTGGAGAACAATGTGGTCCTGCGCCTGGCCCGCCTGGTCCTGATGACTGCTGCGGTGATGTGCCTGTCGCTGCCGGGTTTGGCGCGGGCGGATGCGGCCATGGTCTCGGCGCGCGGCGGCGTCGCCATCGGCGGTTATGACCCGGTGGCGTTCTTTGAGCACGGCGCGGCAGAGCCCGGGCGGCGCGGCAACGCGGTGATGTGGAAGGGGGCCGTGTGGCGCTTTGCCTCGGCCCGCAACCAGGCCCGCTTCGAGGCCAACCCCCGCGCCTATGCTCCGGCCTTTGGCGGCTACTGCGCCTATGCGATGTCGCAAGGCAGGCTGCTGGACGGCAATCCGCAGCTTTGGGCGATTGTGGACGGCGAGCTGTTTCTGCTCAACAATCCCGAGGCGCGTGGCATATGGTCGGCCAGCCGCGGCGAGATGATCGCCCGGGCGCGGCAGTACTGGCCGGTGATTCTCAGGAAATAG
- a CDS encoding CoA-binding protein: protein MTDCSDAHLKKILKRAKVVAVVGVSMNPVRPSYYVARYLGLKGYRVIPVNPGHAGRMLFGETVRAGLSDIDLPVDMVDIFRRSEAVPPIVDEALEVFPALQTIWMQIGVEHAEAAARAEARGVTVIQNRCPKIEYQRLFGELRMGGFATGIISSKL from the coding sequence ATGACAGACTGCAGCGACGCGCATTTGAAGAAGATCCTGAAGCGTGCCAAAGTGGTGGCCGTGGTGGGCGTATCGATGAACCCGGTGCGCCCCAGCTACTATGTGGCCCGCTATCTGGGACTCAAGGGGTACCGGGTCATTCCGGTGAACCCCGGCCATGCCGGCAGGATGCTGTTTGGCGAAACCGTGCGGGCCGGCCTGTCGGACATTGATCTGCCAGTGGACATGGTCGACATCTTCCGCCGGTCCGAGGCGGTGCCGCCGATTGTGGACGAGGCACTGGAAGTGTTTCCCGCACTGCAGACCATATGGATGCAGATCGGTGTGGAGCATGCCGAAGCGGCTGCCAGGGCTGAGGCGCGCGGCGTCACGGTGATCCAGAACCGCTGTCCCAAGATCGAATACCAGCGCCTGTTCGGCGAGCTGCGCATGGGCGGATTCGCCACCGGGATCATTTCCTCGAAACTTTGA
- a CDS encoding phosphoribosyl-ATP diphosphatase → MSLLHDLEATILSRKGADPDTSWTAKLLAKGPEKCAEKFGEEAIEAIIEAVKGDGGKLASEGADVLYHFLVMLAARDVALDDVLKVLAERQGLSGIAEKAGRPKG, encoded by the coding sequence ATGAGTCTGCTGCACGATCTCGAAGCCACCATCCTGTCCCGCAAGGGCGCCGATCCGGACACCAGCTGGACCGCCAAGCTGCTGGCCAAGGGGCCGGAGAAATGCGCCGAGAAATTCGGCGAGGAAGCCATCGAGGCGATCATCGAAGCGGTGAAGGGCGACGGCGGCAAGCTGGCCTCGGAAGGCGCCGATGTGCTCTATCATTTCCTGGTGATGCTGGCCGCCCGGGACGTGGCGCTGGACGATGTTCTGAAGGTGCTGGCAGAGCGCCAGGGCCTCAGCGGCATCGCCGAGAAGGCCGGCCGCCCCAAGGGCTGA
- the hisF gene encoding imidazole glycerol phosphate synthase subunit HisF: MLKTRIIPCLDVADGRVVKGVNFVGLRDAGDPVESAKAYDAAGADEICFLDIHATHENRGTMFDVVRRTAEQCFVPLTVGGGVRTRDDVRALLLAGADKVSFNSAAVANPDVIAEAADQFGSQCIVCAIDAKTVEPGRWEIFTHGGRKPTGIDAVEFARTVVAKGAGEILLTSMDRDGTKAGFNLPLTRAISDAVDVPVIASGGVGNLDHLVEGVTKGGASAVLAASIFHFGEYTIQEAKEHMAAAGIPMRLN, encoded by the coding sequence ATGCTGAAGACCCGTATCATTCCCTGTCTCGACGTCGCCGACGGGCGCGTGGTCAAGGGCGTCAACTTTGTCGGCCTGCGCGATGCGGGCGACCCGGTGGAATCGGCCAAGGCCTATGATGCGGCGGGCGCCGATGAGATCTGCTTTCTGGACATTCATGCGACCCATGAAAACCGCGGCACCATGTTCGACGTGGTGCGCCGCACCGCCGAGCAGTGCTTTGTGCCGCTGACCGTGGGCGGCGGGGTCAGGACCAGGGACGACGTGCGCGCATTGCTGCTGGCGGGCGCCGACAAGGTGTCGTTCAACTCGGCCGCCGTGGCCAACCCGGATGTGATCGCCGAGGCCGCCGATCAGTTCGGCAGCCAGTGCATCGTCTGCGCCATCGATGCCAAGACGGTGGAGCCGGGCCGCTGGGAGATCTTCACCCACGGCGGCCGCAAGCCGACAGGCATCGACGCGGTGGAATTTGCCCGTACCGTCGTGGCCAAGGGCGCGGGGGAGATCCTGCTGACCTCGATGGACCGGGACGGCACCAAGGCGGGCTTCAACCTGCCGCTGACACGGGCGATCTCGGATGCGGTGGACGTGCCGGTGATTGCGTCGGGCGGCGTTGGCAATCTGGACCATCTGGTGGAAGGCGTGACCAAGGGCGGCGCCAGCGCGGTGCTGGCGGCCTCGATCTTCCACTTCGGGGAATACACCATCCAGGAAGCCAAGGAACACATGGCCGCGGCCGGCATCCCGATGCGGCTGAACTGA
- a CDS encoding DUF302 domain-containing protein: MTKTFVLAGAIALASALPAAAGLVTVPSQKPVGETMDALEAAVEGAGATVFARVDHAAGAQKAEMELNDAQLLIFGNPKLGTPAMQADMRAGLFLPLKVLAYEDADGQVWLSYEDPAEMLSGLDIPADAGFIAKMQGALGKLTAAAAQ, translated from the coding sequence ATGACCAAGACCTTTGTCCTTGCCGGAGCCATCGCCCTCGCCTCCGCATTGCCCGCCGCCGCCGGGCTGGTGACAGTGCCAAGCCAGAAACCCGTTGGCGAAACCATGGATGCGCTGGAGGCCGCGGTTGAGGGCGCAGGGGCCACCGTCTTTGCCCGCGTCGACCATGCTGCGGGTGCGCAGAAGGCGGAGATGGAACTGAACGACGCGCAGCTGCTGATCTTCGGGAACCCCAAGCTGGGCACCCCGGCGATGCAGGCCGACATGCGGGCAGGCCTGTTTCTGCCGCTCAAGGTGCTGGCCTACGAGGACGCGGACGGCCAGGTCTGGCTGAGTTACGAAGACCCGGCAGAAATGCTCTCCGGTCTCGATATCCCCGCCGATGCAGGCTTCATCGCCAAGATGCAGGGCGCCCTGGGCAAGCTGACGGCAGCAGCGGCGCAATAA
- the hisA gene encoding 1-(5-phosphoribosyl)-5-[(5-phosphoribosylamino)methylideneamino]imidazole-4-carboxamide isomerase, translating to MILYPAIDLKDGQAVRLLHGEMDKTTVFNDNPAAQALEFVAAGCEWLHLVDLNGAFAGEPVNAAPVEEILKQTKVPAQLGGGIRDMATIERWIGKGLARVILGTVAVEKPDLVREAAREFPGKVAVGIDARNGKVATKGWAEETDVMVTDLAKSFEDAGVAAIIYTDILRDGAMKGPNVEATAALANAVSIPVIASGGVSSLDDLRALKSCGAPLNGAISGRALYDGAIDLQEALAVLKA from the coding sequence ATGATCCTCTACCCCGCGATTGACCTCAAAGACGGCCAGGCCGTGCGCCTGCTGCATGGCGAGATGGACAAGACCACCGTGTTCAACGACAACCCCGCCGCGCAGGCGCTGGAGTTTGTTGCGGCGGGCTGCGAGTGGCTGCATCTGGTGGATCTGAACGGCGCCTTTGCCGGTGAACCGGTGAATGCCGCGCCGGTGGAGGAGATCCTGAAGCAGACCAAGGTGCCCGCGCAGCTGGGCGGCGGCATCCGCGACATGGCCACCATCGAGCGCTGGATCGGCAAGGGCCTGGCGCGGGTGATCCTGGGCACCGTGGCCGTTGAAAAGCCGGACCTGGTGCGCGAAGCGGCGCGCGAATTCCCCGGCAAGGTCGCGGTCGGCATCGACGCCCGCAACGGCAAGGTGGCCACCAAGGGCTGGGCCGAGGAGACCGACGTGATGGTCACCGATCTGGCGAAGTCGTTTGAGGACGCAGGCGTTGCCGCCATCATCTACACCGACATCCTGCGCGACGGCGCGATGAAGGGGCCGAATGTGGAGGCCACCGCCGCTCTGGCCAATGCGGTCAGCATCCCGGTGATTGCGTCGGGCGGCGTATCCTCGCTCGACGACCTCAGGGCGCTGAAATCCTGCGGCGCGCCGCTGAACGGGGCCATTTCGGGCCGCGCGCTGTATGACGGGGCAATTGACCTCCAAGAGGCGCTGGCGGTTCTGAAAGCCTGA
- a CDS encoding DUF2147 domain-containing protein gives MKHLLASMAVALGLAGAAAADPVLGVWKTQPDDGSYAHIQMAACGAAVCGKITRTFNSEGEYQSPNIGKTLVIDMVPNGGGSYEGKVWRPSNDKIYIGKMDMAGDSLALRGCVAGGLICSKQTWTRVR, from the coding sequence ATGAAACATCTTCTTGCAAGCATGGCCGTGGCCCTCGGGCTGGCGGGCGCCGCTGCGGCGGATCCGGTGCTGGGCGTCTGGAAGACCCAGCCCGACGATGGCTCTTACGCGCATATCCAGATGGCCGCATGCGGCGCAGCTGTTTGCGGCAAGATCACCCGGACTTTCAACAGCGAGGGCGAATACCAGTCCCCCAACATCGGCAAAACGCTGGTGATCGACATGGTGCCGAACGGCGGCGGTTCTTACGAGGGCAAGGTCTGGCGGCCGTCCAATGACAAGATCTACATCGGCAAGATGGATATGGCGGGCGACTCGCTTGCCCTGCGCGGCTGTGTGGCGGGCGGGCTGATCTGCTCCAAACAGACCTGGACCCGGGTCAGGTAA
- a CDS encoding WGR domain-containing protein, which produces MHIRFEKYDHAEGKHRYCQLSLTPTLFGDWCVERVSGPLNAPGGVQKRSYFAAQGEALAIFERFRDRQMKRGYAPIPVQLGLL; this is translated from the coding sequence TTGCACATCCGTTTCGAGAAATACGACCACGCCGAAGGCAAGCACCGCTATTGCCAGCTGAGCCTGACGCCGACGCTGTTCGGCGACTGGTGCGTCGAGCGTGTGTCCGGGCCGCTGAACGCGCCCGGCGGGGTGCAGAAGCGCAGCTATTTTGCCGCGCAAGGAGAGGCGCTGGCGATTTTCGAGCGGTTCCGGGACCGGCAGATGAAACGCGGCTATGCGCCGATCCCGGTGCAGCTGGGGCTGCTGTAG
- a CDS encoding peroxiredoxin-like family protein, which produces MLIPRQKTPGLTLPTLDHGPFDLSSETAERGTVICFYRGLHCPICATYLKEFEKKVAAFAERGVNCIAISSDGEERTRAMADKIEAKELRFGYDLPLSAAKEWGLYISASRGKTSIGIEEPALFSEPGLFMVTPEQTLYYGSVQTMPFVRPHFAELVAALDFAIPNNYPARGEYTGDV; this is translated from the coding sequence ATGCTGATCCCCCGCCAGAAGACCCCGGGCCTGACTCTGCCGACGCTGGACCACGGCCCGTTCGACCTGTCTTCGGAAACCGCCGAGCGCGGCACAGTCATCTGCTTTTACCGCGGGTTGCACTGCCCGATCTGCGCCACTTATCTGAAAGAGTTCGAGAAGAAGGTTGCGGCCTTTGCCGAGCGCGGGGTCAACTGCATCGCCATCAGCTCCGACGGCGAGGAGCGCACCCGCGCCATGGCGGACAAGATCGAAGCCAAGGAGCTGCGGTTCGGCTATGATCTGCCGCTCTCCGCGGCCAAGGAGTGGGGGCTTTACATCTCCGCCTCGCGCGGCAAGACGTCGATCGGCATCGAGGAGCCTGCGCTGTTCTCCGAGCCTGGCCTGTTCATGGTGACGCCGGAGCAGACGCTGTATTACGGCTCGGTCCAGACCATGCCGTTTGTGCGCCCGCATTTCGCGGAACTGGTGGCGGCGCTGGATTTTGCCATCCCCAACAACTACCCGGCGCGCGGCGAATACACCGGTGATGTGTAA
- a CDS encoding AraC family transcriptional regulator, whose protein sequence is MDRLTTLMDRFQLAVRAAGPGEANLIALADAAGAPERILYCTRGALPAPDPGAVMWAARVDWSGHGNPFLAALPSLVDYRIAGNAETQGLVTLMRQEAEGGHCGAQSVINRLGEVLMVRLLRNQIQKGATEPGLLAGLADPRLSRAIVAMHDHPGRRWSNADLAQQAGLSLSRFAELFAAEVGETPMSYLRRWRLILAHQDLRRGDRVEAVARRYAYAGPEGFTRAFRKAYGVAPVSLRAAAA, encoded by the coding sequence ATGGACCGCCTGACCACATTGATGGACCGTTTCCAGCTGGCCGTGCGGGCCGCCGGGCCGGGAGAGGCCAACCTGATCGCGCTGGCGGATGCCGCGGGCGCCCCGGAACGGATCCTGTATTGCACCAGGGGCGCTCTGCCGGCGCCGGACCCCGGCGCGGTGATGTGGGCCGCGCGGGTGGACTGGTCGGGCCACGGCAACCCGTTCCTCGCTGCCCTGCCATCGCTGGTGGATTACCGCATCGCCGGCAATGCCGAGACGCAGGGGCTGGTGACACTGATGCGGCAGGAGGCCGAAGGGGGGCACTGCGGCGCGCAATCGGTGATCAACCGGCTGGGCGAAGTGCTGATGGTGCGGCTCCTGCGCAACCAAATTCAGAAAGGCGCGACCGAACCGGGGCTGCTGGCCGGGCTTGCCGATCCGCGCCTCAGCCGCGCCATCGTGGCGATGCACGACCATCCGGGCCGGCGCTGGAGCAATGCCGATCTGGCGCAGCAGGCGGGGCTGTCGCTGTCCCGGTTCGCCGAACTCTTTGCAGCGGAGGTCGGCGAAACCCCGATGAGCTACCTGCGCCGCTGGCGGCTGATCCTGGCGCATCAGGACCTGCGGCGCGGCGACCGGGTCGAGGCGGTGGCGCGCCGCTATGCCTACGCCGGCCCCGAAGGCTTCACCCGCGCCTTCCGCAAGGCCTATGGCGTCGCGCCGGTGTCGCTGCGCGCCGCTGCGGCCTAG
- the hisH gene encoding imidazole glycerol phosphate synthase subunit HisH, with product MLTAIIDYESGNLHSAEKAFQRMARELDAGEVVVTSDADVVARADRLVLPGDGAFPACAAELRGHKGIYDAMAEAVEQKGRPFLGICVGMQLMATTGHEYAETPGLGWVGGDVVKITPADAALKVPHMGWNDLVIDHAHPVFDGISSGDHVYFVHSYHFRAANPAERLAHVDYAGDVTAVIGRDTMVGMQFHPEKSQDTGLRMIGNFLTWKP from the coding sequence ATGCTGACCGCCATCATCGACTATGAATCCGGCAACCTGCACTCTGCCGAGAAAGCCTTTCAGCGCATGGCGCGGGAGCTGGACGCGGGCGAGGTCGTGGTGACCTCGGACGCCGATGTGGTGGCGCGGGCCGACCGGCTGGTGCTGCCCGGCGACGGCGCCTTCCCGGCCTGCGCGGCGGAGCTGCGCGGCCACAAGGGCATCTATGACGCGATGGCCGAGGCGGTGGAGCAGAAGGGCCGCCCGTTTCTGGGCATCTGCGTCGGCATGCAGCTGATGGCCACCACCGGCCATGAATACGCAGAGACCCCCGGCCTTGGCTGGGTCGGCGGCGATGTGGTGAAAATCACGCCCGCGGATGCGGCGCTGAAGGTGCCGCACATGGGCTGGAACGATCTGGTGATCGACCATGCGCATCCGGTGTTTGACGGCATCAGCAGCGGCGATCACGTGTATTTCGTGCATTCCTACCATTTCCGCGCCGCCAATCCGGCGGAGCGGCTGGCGCATGTGGATTATGCCGGCGACGTGACGGCCGTCATCGGCCGGGACACCATGGTCGGCATGCAGTTCCACCCGGAGAAGAGCCAGGACACCGGCCTGCGGATGATCGGCAACTTCCTGACCTGGAAACCGTAA